Within the Chloroflexota bacterium genome, the region GGTTGATTCATGGCAACAACGAGATCCGGAGCCGAAGCCACTGGTGAGGCAATCTCTTCATCTGATATGGCCACCGTGCAGTTGGCGGTACCCCCTCGGACCTCAACACCATAGGAGGGTAAATAGGTGACGTATTTCCCTTCAACCATGGCTGCCTGAGCCAGAACAAGGCCCATGGAGAGGACTCCCTGACCTCCAAAGCCAGCGAAGATCGTCTTAATCAGCATCCTTTTGTCCAGTGAGATCCTTCATGACTCCCATCGGAAACTCTTTGATCATCTCTTTGCCAATCCATTGCCAAGACTCTAACGGGTCCCTCTTCCAATTGATGGGACACGGAGAGAGTATCTCCACCAGTGAGAAACCCAGATCATCGAGCTGCACCTGAAAAGCCTTGCGGATGGCTCTTTTCGTCCTTCTGATGTTGGCCGGAGAATCCACCGCTGTTCGCTCAACATAGACCACGCCTCTGAGCATTGCCAGCATCTCGCTCACTCTGATGGGATATCCTTCCAGCCTGGCATCCCGTCCCAGAGGAGTGGTGGTGGTCTGTTGGGCCAGCAGGGTAGTCGGAGCCATCTGCCCACCAGTCATTCCATAAACGGCATTATTGACGAAAATGGCTGTTATCCTTTCCCCTCTGTTGGCAGCGTGGATGGTCTCTGCAGTGCCGATGGCTGCCAGATCACCGTCCCCTTGGTAGGTAAACACTATTGTTTCAGGAGAAGCCCTTTTTAGGCCGGTAGCTACTGCCAGCCCTCTGCCATGGGCCGATTCTGCCATATCAAGATCAAGATAGTTGTAGGCGAAGACGGAGCAGCCAGCCGAGTTGACCCCGACAATCCTGTCTTGAAGGTTCATCTCTTCGATAACTTCAGCCACCAGTCGATGGATAATCGAATGCCCGCAGCCCGCACAGTAATGAAAAGGAGTTCTCTTCAGCAATTTGGGTCGGCTATATACCTTTTCCATCTCTCTGTTACTTGAGACCTTTCTGATAGTAATGGCGTGAGATTACCCGTAGAACCTCGCTGGGAGTGGGGATTACTCCTCCTGGCCTCCCGTAAAAGAAGACCTCCCCTTTGCCGTTCAAGGCCAGTTGCACATCCTCCAGCATCTGGCCCATGTTCAACTCGAAGTCCAGGAAGTACTTCGTCCTATTGGCGAGTTCCTCCACCTTGTTGGAAGGGAACGGCCATAGTGTGATGGGTCGAAACAGGCCA harbors:
- a CDS encoding 2-oxoglutarate oxidoreductase gives rise to the protein MEKVYSRPKLLKRTPFHYCAGCGHSIIHRLVAEVIEEMNLQDRIVGVNSAGCSVFAYNYLDLDMAESAHGRGLAVATGLKRASPETIVFTYQGDGDLAAIGTAETIHAANRGERITAIFVNNAVYGMTGGQMAPTTLLAQQTTTTPLGRDARLEGYPIRVSEMLAMLRGVVYVERTAVDSPANIRRTKRAIRKAFQVQLDDLGFSLVEILSPCPINWKRDPLESWQWIGKEMIKEFPMGVMKDLTGQKDAD